TCGATCATATAGCCCCGGCTCTGGAGATCTTGCTCAAGCGTCATAGCAACCCCTCGCCAATGAGTGTTGCCGGTTTGCCAACAACCCGCTTGACCCCCACAACTCGGCGCAGAATCCGTCAGGTGAGGAAAATTCGCTACTTCAGGGATCGCCGCAAGGGGATCAGGAGAAGGTTGAATGGTAATCTCAGGCTCTGGTGGTGGGGGACTCACACTCGCCTCCGGCAATGGCGTTGGGGTGGGTGTAGGAGTCGCCGCTGGAGATGGAGCCGTAGCCACTGGCTCCGCTGGTTTCGCAGGAGGGGGTGGAGCCGTGGGGCGGATCTGGGGTGGAGCGACGGGAGTCAGAGAAGGAGCGGGAGGGGCAACAACCGGGGCAGGAATGACTGCTACCGATGGCTCAGGCACTGGAGGAGGGGCAGGAGGCAACGTGACCAGCCTGATGCCCTCTACTGTCTCGTCAGATATGTCAGTGGCACCAGGGTTTTCTGGTAAGGGCACCGCCAATAGAACTGCGTGTAACCCCAGTGCTACCAAAAGCCAGGGTCTAAAGAGCCATCTCACGGGGACTGGTAGATCTTTCCAGAAGCGGGACTGGGGCATGGGCTGCACACGATTTGCCAAATCAAGGGGTTTGCAACGGTTGTTTGATAGCTGTTATCAAAAGCCAGTTCTACATATTGAAAAAGATTTTTAGGCTGAAATCAAGCCGTTCGAGTTGAGAAAAAGCGGTTATCAAACTCTGAAAGGGTTTTGAGATCAGTTTCTTGCAGTAGAAAGGAATGGGTTTTACCTGCTCTTTACCGCTGCTCAGGCTCATAAACCCTAAAAAAATAATCTAGCTAATTAGGAATTACTTGCATTAATAGTACAATACTTCGTGTCTTTCATTTTGGGTTGGCTTTGAGTCAGCCGCTATTCAGGATTGCCTGGAATGCTGCATGGCTCAGATTTTCACCATCACGATTAATTTGTAGGAGAAATCATCGCATGAGTATTTCGAGACGTGCTTTTGTGAGAGCTGGGTTAGGCGCAGGCAGTGCCCTAACGGCGATCGCACTTGGGTCTCTCGGTCAGGCTAAGTCTGGCCTGGCTCAAGGAACTTCTGGAGGAGTGCTCAATCTCTATTCGGCGCGGCATTACGACACTGATGACGCACTCTATAGCAGCTTTTCTGAACGCACAGGGGTGCAGATCAATCTAGTTGAGGCAGATGCCGATCAATTGATTGAGCGGATTAAGAGCGAAGGAACCAATAGCCCAGCCGACATCTTTATGACGGTGGATGCGGGACGGTTGTGGCGTGCCCAACAGGAAGGCTTGTTGCAGCCTGTCTCCTCCCGGACACTGGAGCAGGCAATTCCAGCCAACTTGCGGGAGCCTCAGGGTCACTGGTTTGGTCTGTCTAAGCGAGCTCGGGTCATTGTTTACAACAAAGAACGGGTGAACCCAGCAGAGCTTTCAACCTATGAAAACTTGGCTGATCCAAAATGGCGAGGACGTATCTTGGTTCGCTCGTCAACCCATGTTTACAACCAGTCGTTGACTGGGGCGATTTTAGCGGCGGCTGGGGCTGAAGCCACTGAGGCTTGGGCACGGGGATTGGTCGCTAACTTTGCTCGTCCGCCCGAAGGTAACGACACAGCTCAGATTCAAGCTGTTGCTGCGGGTGTGGGTGATCTGGCAATCGTGAATACTTACTATATGGCTCGCTTAGCCAAGTCTCAAAATCCTGAAGAGCAGGCAGTTGCTGAGCGAGTTGCGCTCTTCTTCCCGAATCAGCGCGATCGCGGTACTCACGTCAACATCAGTGGGGCGGGTGTCCTTAGAAATGCTCGTAATAAAGAGGCAGCGGTTGCCTTTTTGGAGCATCTGGTCAGCACTCAAGCTCAAGAAATCTTTGCGATCGGCAATAACGAGTATCCGGTTGTCCCGGGAGCACCGATTGACTCCACCATTCGTGGGTTTGGGCAGTTTCGCGAAGATAGCGTGAATGCGGCTGTGTTTGGGCGCAACAACGCCGAAGCTCTACGCATCATGGATCGTGCAGGTTGGCGGTAGAGATGTTGGGCTAGAACATCTCTACCGTTGTCGCGAAGTGGGTTCATCATGGCAGGTGCGCCCACTTCACTCATAACATTACTCAATTTGGGGAGAGAAAGAGTAAGGGTAGAGGGGTGAATGAGTGGATTGGTAGAAGGGTGAACCCAGGTTTGGCTCATCTGCCCTCCGACTCAAATCCTCTCCTCGTCTTTGCCCTACTTCTTGCTCTCTCCTTTTGCCTTCTCTTATGCTCTTAAATGTCTTTATGAAACACGCTATTTCCCCGGTGTTGTGCCTACTGCTGCTAGGGGGGGCGATCGCCAGTTGCGCGAAGCCCGACCCGCAAACTCAACTCTTGCAAACGAAAGATTGCATCGAGTGCGATCTGCAAGGCATGGATTTTAGTCAAGCTGACTTAAGTCAAGCCAAACTGAACCAGGCAAATCTCAGCAACGCCAACCTCAGTGGTACGGATTTGAGTCAAGCTTTGTTAGACAGCACGAATCTGAGTAACGCCAACCTGAGCGGCGCGAACCTCAGCACGGCGGGGCTTGCTTCTGCCACTCTCAAAGATGCCGATCTGACAGGTGCCAATTTGGAAGGGGCATTTTTGAGAACGGCTGACTTGAGCAACGCCAATCTCAGCGGCGCGAATCTCACGAATAGCGACTTGACCGGAGCCATCTTGACCAACACCAACTTAGAGGGTGCCACTTTGAAGGGGGCGATTATGCCCGATGGCAGCATTCATGAGTAGAAAGGAGACCTAACAAGAGAGATGCGATTAATCGCGTCTCTCCTCGTGGGGGATCTGCTCAAAACTCAAAACTCTAACTGCGTGCCATTTGCCGACTTAAAAGAATGACAGGAATCACTCCCACAGCGACGATCGCCAGAGCGGGAGCAGCAGCTTCGGCGAGGCGTTCATCCGCAGCAAGGTGATAAACCCGTACGGCTAGTGTGTCGAAGTTAAAGGGTCGAACGATGAGAGTAGCGGGTAACTCTTTCATCACATCGACAAAAACGAGGATAGCCGCCGTGAGCAATCCCCCTCGAATCAAGGGCGCATGGATTTTGAGCAGGGTGCTGCTGGGAGTGTGACCCAGGGAACGAGCCGCATCATCCAGACTGGGTTTGACTCGACCCAGGCTAGACTCGACTGACCCCAGGGCGATCGCCAGAAATCGCACGAGATAGGCAAACACCAGCGCAATAATCGTGCCGCTTAGTAACAACCCTGTGGAGATACCAATCGTATTTCGCAGGGTGGCATCGATGGCGTTGTCCAATCTGCCCATGGGGACGAGCACACCAACCGCAATGACGGAACCGGGCACAGCGTAGCCAATGGAAGCAATTCGCACGGCTAAAACCGTTCCAACCGTTGGCTGTAGGCGGATGCCGTATGCCAGGATGAGGGCGATCGCGACTCCCACAATGGCGGTCAACGCTGCCAGGGTAAAACTATTGCGGGCAAAGCTCCAGAAGCGATCGTCCGTCAGTTGCCCCAGGTTGTTCAGCGTCATGTGAAGCAACACACCTGCCGGGACGAAAAAGCCCAGTGTCAGGGGCAAGAGGCAAACCAGTTGAGCGATCGCCGCCCGCCAACTCCGGAGTTGATGTTTGGGAGGGGTTTGAGAACGGGTGTGATGGTAACGCGCCTGTCGCCGAAACCAACGTTCTACAAGAATCAGGCCAGTAATGAATAAGAGCAACACCGCTGCTAGTTGAGAGGCAGCCAACCGTTCGCCCATGCCAAACCAGGTGCGATAGATCCCGGTGGTGAAGGTATCGACACCAAAGAATTCGACCGTACCAAAGTCGCTCAGTGTTTCCATCAGAGCCAGGGCAACCCCAGCTGCGATCGCCGGACGCGCCAGGGGCAGTGCCACGCGATAAAAGCTTTGCCACGGAGTGCAGCCCAGACTGCGGCTTGCCTCAAGTGTGCAGGTTGATTGCTCTAAAAATGCCGTTCGAGCTAACAGGTAGACGTAGGGATAAAGCACCAGCGTCAACATCAACACCGCCCCACCCAGCGAGCGAATGTCGGGGAACCAGTAGTCGCTGACCCGTTCCCAGCCAAACAGCGATCGCAGGAACCCCTGGACAGGTCCATAAAACTCCAGCAACTCAGTGTAAACGTACGCCAACAAATAAGCAGGAGCCGCTAATGGTAGAAGCAATCCCCACTCTAGCCAACGGCTTCCTTTGAACTGGCAGCAGGTAACGAGCCAAGCGGTGCTGACCCCAATCAGGCTCACTCCCAGACCAACCCCCAGCATCAGCCCCACCGAATTCAACACATAACGCCCCAGAACGGTTGCGACCAAATGTGCCCAGACCTCACGGGTCGGCGCGAACAGGCTACTCAACACGAATAGAATCGGGGTTGCCGGGAGGAGGGCGATCGCGCCTACCAGCAATACCCATCCATTGAGTCCAGGGAATGAAGGTCGGCGATTGAGATTTTGGAGAGACATGGAGGGTTAATGGTCAGTAGTCAATGGTTAATGGTCAGTGGTCAATGGTTAATAGTGAATGGTCAATGGTTGGTGATTGATGGTCAGTAGTCAATGGTCAATGGTCAATGGTTGGTGATTGGGTAATCGTTGAGAAGGCTGAGTGTGGTTTAGTTGCGCCTACTGAAAATTGAGTGCTGATTAATCGCTGTATCCTTCTGCCCTTTGTCTTGTACTAAACTCAGGTGGCATTAGTGATGAACAATTGACGATTGACCAACGACGATTGACCCTTGACCGACGACGATTGACCCTTGACTAGTAACAAATGAGAATTAATATCAAAAACCACTTTACTATGAAGCCGGAATTGTTGATGATTTGAAAGCACTCTGACACTGAAAGCCCGTCCATGAGCCTGTCTGCTATCTTGCAACTCGATGGTATTTATCGACAATTTCCGCGATCGCCCCAACCTGCCGTTCAAGGGGTATCGCTAAGTTTGCAGCAGGGCGATTTGTTGGGTTTGTTGGGTCCGTCGGGCTGTGGCAAAACGACGCTGTTGCGGTTAATCGCTGGATTTGAGCAACCTCAGTCAGGGGCGATCGCCCTGGGGGGACGGACGGTTGCTGGCGATGGCGTGTGGGTTCCTCCAGAGCAGCGCGATGTGGGGATGGTGTTTCAGGACTATGCGCTGTTTCCCCATTTGACGGTCGCTGAGAATATTGCCTTTGGCTTGCAACAACGGGGAGCAACTGCCAAAGAGTTAGTGAAGGAGCGAGTCAAGGAGGCGATCGCACTAATTGGCTTGAGTGGCACGGAACAGCGATATCCCCATGAGCTATCGGGCGGGCAACAACAGCGAATTGCGCTGGCTCGTGCGCTGGCTCCCCGTCCCAAAATCATTTTGCTAGATGAACCCCTGAGCAATCTGGATGTGCAGGTGCGGTGGCGATTGCGTCAGGAGGTGCGGGATATCCTCAAAGCGACCAATACCTCTGGGGTATTTGTCACCCATGACCAGGAAGAAGCTCTGTCGATCGCCGATCAGGTGGCGGTGATGCGGCAGGGACAGTTGGAGCAAATTGGCACACCAGAAGAGATTTATCGCCATCCCACATCGCGGTTTGTGGCGGAGTTTGTCACCCAAGCCAACTTTATTCCTGCTCAACGGTCTGAACGAGGGTGGGAAACTGAGATTGGTATGTTCCCGGCTTCAGCCGATGATGTCAGCCTGTCAGCAGGCGATCTAATGCTCTGTCAGGAAGACCTTCAATTAGAGCTAGATGCGACTGGGGAAGTGGTGGTGCGCGATCGCCAGTTTTTGGGGCGGGAGTATTGCTACTGGTTGCAGACGCGATCGGGCAAGGTCCTGTATGCCCGGACTCCTGCAACCTTTGTGCTGGCGGTTGGAACAGCAGTAAGGATATCTGCAACTCGGCTTAAAGTTTTTCCGGCAGATCGATAGATCGATAGAGGGATAAAGGGGTGATAGTGAATCGTAAAGCCGCGATTAATCGCGGCTCTCTTCTCTCTACTCCCGACTCCCGACTCCCCTACTCCTAAAAATCATGGGTGAGAATAGCTTCACCGCGTCGGTGCAGTTCGCGGGCATACTCCGTCCAGGCACCCTGCCCCCAATAGCGGAAACAACTCGTTTGTAACAAGAGGTTGTGCAATAAGGCGTTGCGGTAGCGGGTTTGCTGAGTGAGAGAAGGATCGGCAGCTAATAGAGGGTCGATCGCCTGATGAAAACGGGCACTGAGTTCGGTCATGGGCGTGAGCACGTTTTCGTAGCCCTTGACCCAACTGAGGTTATTCGTCCAGGAGCTACCATCCATATGGAAGTTAGGGTTTTCTTGTTTGAGGGCATTGATGGTTTGAGCGACTAACTCTGGGGTGGGGCGATCGGAGTCAACTCGGCTCCAGATGTGGTGTTGTCCCACCGCTTGACAGGTGGGGTAGTCGTCGGGGTTACAGCCTGTCGCTTCGATCAGTTCCAAATACTCCGTGCCGTTCATGCCCACAGTACCGCGATTGCCCTGACCTCGCAGGTCGTACCAGGCGGTTTTAAAGGCATTGGGAAACTCATTCATCATCACCCCACCATTTTCACCGTCCCCAATTTGGGACACCAGGGGCGGAATGGAGACACCGCTGATGGTTTGACGGTTCAGCGTCTTGGCTTCGTAATAAGGCTGCATTTGCCCCACCAGTTTGGTGTCTGACCCCTGCGTTTTAATCAAAGCGGTGATGCTAATGGTTTCCCCGTGAGAATTGCGGGCAACAAGTCGATGGGGGATATGTTTGTAACCCAGCGATTCGCCAGTCAGGGTTTCAACGGAATGTTCTTGTACGAGAATCCAACGGTAGCCGCACTCCTTCAGGGCTTTGACGAATTCATAGAGGGTGTCGGGGTGATTGGGCAGATGCATCTCTGGCGGTGAGAAGCCTTTGACTCGCGCCAGTGCATCCCAGCCAAAGATGGCGGCAAAGTGGTGTTGCCACGCTTGAATGTGGAGTTTCAGGTCGGGAATGGGAGTAGAGGGAGCAACCGCATGGCTCCACATCGTACCCAACCACTCCACATAAGGTTGGTAAGTCGGGTCGCAAGCGATCCGTTTGAGGGAATTGAGCACGTCGTCTCGTCCCATTTGCCGCAAACCCCAGAGCAAGTTGCCAGAGTAGTCGAGCATGACTCGTGGGTTACAGCCCTGACTGACTAACTCTGGGATAAACTCTCCCATGCGGGAATAGCACCAGGCAAACACCCCGGCGTTGTGATTATCACCTTCGCCCTGATGCTCAAACATATATTGCAAGTTGCTGATCAACTCGCCGTTTGCTCCGGCTGGAATGGTGGGTTGGTGCATGTGGAGGGCGATCGCAAATCCGGCGGTAACATTCTCCAATTGCAGGTTGGTCTTGGGCAGAAACACCGCTTTGGACTGTTGCGTCACATTCAATACCTGTGATTCCCAACCACTGAGATTGGGCAACCCATCGACAAGTTCGGGGAAATCAGGAGTCGTTTCGGTGCTGGATGAAGGGGCAGATAGCATAAGGTCTTCTCCTGGGTGATGGGCACTGCTGTCAGTTTAGATCACTGGGGAGTAGGGAGTGGGGAGTGGGGAGTGGGGAGTAGGGGAGTAAGGGAGGAGAGGAGAGACGCGATTAATCGCGTCTTTACGGATCTCTATTCCCCTGTCACCCCTTCACCCTGTCACCCTGTCACCCGTCACCCGTCACCTCGTCACCCCATCACCTCCTAATTTCATCCGGATGCGGGGGTAATGCTGCCGTAGAGGACTAAATGGGTGATGCGATCGCCCAGGGTGGAAATTTTTCTCTAACTATAAAAAAGAGCGGGTAGCTGCGTTCCCGCCAGTGTTACAGCTATTTCACAAGGGTTGTCATCATGACGGCAAGAGTGCCGACTACGCTTATCAACAGTTTGCAGTTAGCAAAGCAGGGTGATGCAGAGGCGATCGCCGCTTTGGTCAATCGGGCATTGCAACCTCGGAACATTCATGTGGTAGCCGTGTCGGTTGAGGATGAACGGCTGCATCTGGTGTTGGAGTCGGCGCAGGCACCGGATCAGGAAACCGTAGTGCCGTTTATCCGGCAGAGCATCAACCAATTGGGAACCGAGGCGATTCGGGCCGTGGTGCTCTACGGAAAAGCACAGGATCAGTCAACCCAGGCGTGGCAACAGGAAATTGTGTTGGAAAGCCCTGCCACGGTGGAAGGCGATCGCATTGTCCCCCACTATGGCGGTGAAATAGAGCGATCGCAAGCATTCGGAGCAGAGTCAACCAGCAAGACAACCGTCGCAGAACTGCCTGCAACCTGGCTGGAACCCGATCTGGAAAATAGCGCACGAGTAGCCGTCGGTAACAAATTGCTGCACCAAACCTCCCATGGCGGGGTAGTCAACCTAGCTCCAGGGTTTCGGCGACTGGTGGTGCGATCGCGCCAGGTTTTGACGCCAGCCCAGGGTAGCGAATCGTTCCCCGATTTGCTCGATCGCCAGCTTGAGCGGGAGGAGGCGATCGCCGCATTGCTGGCGGGTTCCTCTGTGGCATTTTTTGGCGAAACGGGGTCGGGCAAAACGGCTCTATTGCGATCGCTAGCACACCACACCGAGCTAACAGGTGCCTTTCGCGATGGGATCGTGTATCAGCGTGGACGGTTCCACTCCGCCAGCGACCTGTTGCAGTCG
This Oscillatoria sp. FACHB-1407 DNA region includes the following protein-coding sequences:
- a CDS encoding pentapeptide repeat-containing protein, whose translation is MKHAISPVLCLLLLGGAIASCAKPDPQTQLLQTKDCIECDLQGMDFSQADLSQAKLNQANLSNANLSGTDLSQALLDSTNLSNANLSGANLSTAGLASATLKDADLTGANLEGAFLRTADLSNANLSGANLTNSDLTGAILTNTNLEGATLKGAIMPDGSIHE
- a CDS encoding glycosyl hydrolase family 57, which encodes MLSAPSSSTETTPDFPELVDGLPNLSGWESQVLNVTQQSKAVFLPKTNLQLENVTAGFAIALHMHQPTIPAGANGELISNLQYMFEHQGEGDNHNAGVFAWCYSRMGEFIPELVSQGCNPRVMLDYSGNLLWGLRQMGRDDVLNSLKRIACDPTYQPYVEWLGTMWSHAVAPSTPIPDLKLHIQAWQHHFAAIFGWDALARVKGFSPPEMHLPNHPDTLYEFVKALKECGYRWILVQEHSVETLTGESLGYKHIPHRLVARNSHGETISITALIKTQGSDTKLVGQMQPYYEAKTLNRQTISGVSIPPLVSQIGDGENGGVMMNEFPNAFKTAWYDLRGQGNRGTVGMNGTEYLELIEATGCNPDDYPTCQAVGQHHIWSRVDSDRPTPELVAQTINALKQENPNFHMDGSSWTNNLSWVKGYENVLTPMTELSARFHQAIDPLLAADPSLTQQTRYRNALLHNLLLQTSCFRYWGQGAWTEYARELHRRGEAILTHDF
- a CDS encoding ABC transporter permease, which codes for MSLQNLNRRPSFPGLNGWVLLVGAIALLPATPILFVLSSLFAPTREVWAHLVATVLGRYVLNSVGLMLGVGLGVSLIGVSTAWLVTCCQFKGSRWLEWGLLLPLAAPAYLLAYVYTELLEFYGPVQGFLRSLFGWERVSDYWFPDIRSLGGAVLMLTLVLYPYVYLLARTAFLEQSTCTLEASRSLGCTPWQSFYRVALPLARPAIAAGVALALMETLSDFGTVEFFGVDTFTTGIYRTWFGMGERLAASQLAAVLLLFITGLILVERWFRRQARYHHTRSQTPPKHQLRSWRAAIAQLVCLLPLTLGFFVPAGVLLHMTLNNLGQLTDDRFWSFARNSFTLAALTAIVGVAIALILAYGIRLQPTVGTVLAVRIASIGYAVPGSVIAVGVLVPMGRLDNAIDATLRNTIGISTGLLLSGTIIALVFAYLVRFLAIALGSVESSLGRVKPSLDDAARSLGHTPSSTLLKIHAPLIRGGLLTAAILVFVDVMKELPATLIVRPFNFDTLAVRVYHLAADERLAEAAAPALAIVAVGVIPVILLSRQMARS
- a CDS encoding Fe(3+) ABC transporter substrate-binding protein; this translates as MSISRRAFVRAGLGAGSALTAIALGSLGQAKSGLAQGTSGGVLNLYSARHYDTDDALYSSFSERTGVQINLVEADADQLIERIKSEGTNSPADIFMTVDAGRLWRAQQEGLLQPVSSRTLEQAIPANLREPQGHWFGLSKRARVIVYNKERVNPAELSTYENLADPKWRGRILVRSSTHVYNQSLTGAILAAAGAEATEAWARGLVANFARPPEGNDTAQIQAVAAGVGDLAIVNTYYMARLAKSQNPEEQAVAERVALFFPNQRDRGTHVNISGAGVLRNARNKEAAVAFLEHLVSTQAQEIFAIGNNEYPVVPGAPIDSTIRGFGQFREDSVNAAVFGRNNAEALRIMDRAGWR
- a CDS encoding ABC transporter ATP-binding protein, coding for MSLSAILQLDGIYRQFPRSPQPAVQGVSLSLQQGDLLGLLGPSGCGKTTLLRLIAGFEQPQSGAIALGGRTVAGDGVWVPPEQRDVGMVFQDYALFPHLTVAENIAFGLQQRGATAKELVKERVKEAIALIGLSGTEQRYPHELSGGQQQRIALARALAPRPKIILLDEPLSNLDVQVRWRLRQEVRDILKATNTSGVFVTHDQEEALSIADQVAVMRQGQLEQIGTPEEIYRHPTSRFVAEFVTQANFIPAQRSERGWETEIGMFPASADDVSLSAGDLMLCQEDLQLELDATGEVVVRDRQFLGREYCYWLQTRSGKVLYARTPATFVLAVGTAVRISATRLKVFPADR